A part of Helicobacter ibis genomic DNA contains:
- a CDS encoding transketolase → MTDIAKEIRKTLLKLANQARGPHIGSALGCVDIFSALYFKVLRLDPYESRDIFLLSKAHSAMSLYSTFYHKGLMSEEMLFSYYQNGGTLPAHTDRNTHKYIEISAGSLGHALPMAIGMAMAFKKDKQDRNIYVLMGDGEIQEGSIWEALMLGAKLGLNNIVALIDRNDLQGYGRASELLDYEPLEDKFRAFSWDCERVDGHCEDSIINAINNKKDKPLCVICDTTKGKGVSFMEDKLEWHYYLVTDEIYARALEELK, encoded by the coding sequence ATGACAGATATCGCAAAAGAAATAAGAAAAACACTATTAAAATTAGCAAATCAAGCAAGAGGTCCTCATATAGGCTCTGCTTTAGGCTGTGTGGATATTTTTAGTGCTTTGTATTTTAAGGTCTTAAGATTAGACCCTTATGAAAGCAGAGATATATTTTTACTCTCAAAAGCACATTCTGCAATGAGTTTATATTCTACGTTTTATCACAAAGGATTGATGAGTGAAGAAATGCTTTTTTCATATTATCAAAATGGAGGCACACTTCCAGCTCATACAGATAGAAATACGCATAAATACATAGAAATATCAGCAGGTAGCCTGGGACATGCACTACCTATGGCTATTGGAATGGCTATGGCTTTTAAAAAAGATAAACAAGATAGAAATATTTATGTTCTAATGGGTGATGGTGAAATTCAAGAAGGAAGCATTTGGGAGGCACTTATGCTTGGGGCAAAACTAGGTTTAAATAATATCGTTGCATTAATTGATAGAAATGATTTGCAAGGCTATGGTAGGGCTAGTGAGCTATTAGACTATGAGCCATTAGAGGATAAGTTTAGAGCGTTTAGCTGGGATTGTGAGCGTGTAGATGGGCATTGTGAAGATTCTATTATAAATGCTATAAATAACAAAAAAGATAAGCCTTTATGCGTGATATGTGATACTACTAAGGGTAAGGGTGTTAGCTTTATGGAAGATAAGCTAGAGTGGCATTATTATTTGGTTACTGATGAAATTTATGCTAGAGCATTAGAGGAGCTAAAATGA